A single genomic interval of Solimonas sp. K1W22B-7 harbors:
- a CDS encoding protein-glutamate methylesterase/protein-glutamine glutaminase: protein MNRIRTLVVDDSALVRSLLTEILSGDPEIEVVGVACDPFIARDKIKQLKPDVLTLDVEMPRMDGLTFLENLMRLHPLPVLMVSSLTERGADITLQALELGAVDFVTKPKLDVAQGLHEYADELRGKLKAVARARPRGPAAARPAAAVPARRSTPFRTTERLIAIGASTGGTEAIKVVLDMMPPDAPAVVITQHIPAAFSAPFAERMNRTSAMSVCEAADGQLIVPGHAYIAPGGRHLTVVRDGARYVCRLTDAAPENRHRPSVDVLFRSVARNAGGNAVAAILTGMGDDGARGLLELRKAGAHTLAQDESSSVVWGMPGSAVKINAPEQVLPLERIAGQLLAWT, encoded by the coding sequence ATGAACCGCATCCGCACCCTGGTGGTGGACGACTCGGCGCTGGTGCGCAGCCTGCTCACCGAGATTCTCTCCGGCGACCCGGAGATCGAGGTCGTGGGCGTTGCCTGCGACCCCTTCATCGCGCGCGACAAGATCAAGCAGCTCAAGCCCGACGTGCTGACGCTGGACGTGGAAATGCCGCGCATGGACGGGCTGACCTTCCTCGAGAACCTGATGCGCCTGCATCCGCTGCCGGTGCTGATGGTGTCCTCGCTGACCGAGCGCGGCGCCGACATCACGCTGCAGGCGCTGGAGCTGGGCGCGGTGGACTTCGTCACCAAGCCCAAGCTCGACGTTGCCCAGGGCCTGCACGAATACGCCGACGAACTGCGCGGCAAGCTCAAGGCCGTGGCTCGTGCCCGCCCGCGCGGGCCGGCCGCCGCAAGGCCCGCCGCCGCCGTGCCGGCGCGGCGCAGCACGCCGTTCCGCACCACCGAGCGCCTGATCGCGATCGGCGCCTCCACCGGCGGCACCGAGGCGATCAAGGTGGTGCTCGACATGATGCCGCCCGACGCCCCGGCGGTGGTCATCACCCAGCACATCCCCGCCGCGTTCAGCGCGCCCTTTGCGGAGCGCATGAACCGGACCTCCGCCATGTCGGTCTGCGAGGCCGCCGACGGCCAGCTGATCGTGCCGGGCCATGCCTACATCGCCCCCGGCGGCCGCCACCTGACGGTGGTGCGCGACGGCGCCCGCTATGTCTGCCGGCTCACCGACGCAGCGCCGGAGAACCGTCACCGTCCCAGCGTCGACGTGCTGTTCCGCTCGGTCGCCAGGAATGCCGGCGGCAACGCCGTGGCCGCGATCCTGACCGGCATGGGCGACGACGGCGCGCGCGGCCTGCTGGAGCTGCGCAAGGCCGGCGCCCATACCCTGGCCCAGGACGAATCCAGCAGCGTGGTCTGGGGCATGCCGGGGTCCGCCGTGAAAATCAACGCCCCGGAACAGGTCTTGCCTCTGGAGCGTATAGCCGGGCAGCTGCTGGCCTGGACCTGA
- a CDS encoding methyl-accepting chemotaxis protein, with the protein MNLNKSIPPALALTAAHFAIQLAGLPATASWAGVLLMAAAWAWAGREYWRERQATETELKTLRAAGESQRQLLADLRRGMGAEMQGTQQEIARVRQLVTEATRQLGGSFEEMNRQAQVQASAVGRILSRNGEQQDGGGVRHFTGTAGTLMNSLVEALAQASRQSAASAGQIDEMVKHLDAIFDLLGDVKTIADQTNLLALNAAIEAARAGEAGRGFAVVAEEVRNLSERSTSFNEQIRKLVSSSRDAVAKVRETVGEMASRDMSASTEARDEAGRLLRQVEEVNGSLTAGIREVSASREHIAQSVGQAVRCLQFEDIVTQALGSAERHLRRIEAIQAEGSGQPVPAATENWRQPAHKPVAQVSMQSGAVELF; encoded by the coding sequence ATGAACCTGAACAAATCGATTCCTCCCGCGCTGGCGCTCACCGCCGCGCATTTCGCCATCCAGCTGGCGGGCCTGCCGGCCACGGCGAGCTGGGCCGGCGTCCTGCTGATGGCGGCTGCCTGGGCCTGGGCCGGCCGTGAATACTGGCGCGAGCGCCAGGCCACGGAGACCGAACTCAAGACCCTGCGTGCAGCGGGCGAATCGCAGCGCCAGCTGCTGGCCGACCTGCGCCGCGGCATGGGCGCCGAGATGCAGGGCACGCAGCAGGAGATCGCCCGTGTGCGGCAGCTGGTCACCGAGGCCACGCGCCAGCTCGGCGGCAGCTTCGAGGAGATGAACCGCCAGGCACAGGTGCAGGCCAGTGCGGTCGGCCGCATCCTGAGCCGCAACGGCGAGCAGCAGGATGGTGGCGGCGTGCGCCACTTCACCGGCACCGCCGGCACCCTGATGAACAGCCTGGTGGAGGCGCTGGCCCAGGCCAGCCGCCAGAGCGCCGCCAGCGCCGGCCAGATCGACGAGATGGTCAAGCATCTCGATGCGATCTTCGACCTGCTGGGCGACGTCAAGACCATTGCCGACCAGACCAACCTGCTGGCGCTGAACGCGGCGATCGAGGCGGCGCGCGCCGGCGAGGCCGGCCGCGGCTTCGCGGTGGTGGCCGAGGAGGTGCGCAACCTGTCCGAGCGTTCCACCAGCTTCAACGAACAGATCCGCAAGCTGGTTTCCAGCTCGCGCGACGCCGTGGCCAAGGTCCGCGAGACGGTCGGCGAGATGGCCTCGCGCGACATGAGCGCCAGCACCGAGGCCCGCGACGAGGCCGGCCGCCTGCTGCGCCAGGTCGAGGAGGTCAACGGCAGCCTCACCGCCGGCATCCGAGAGGTCTCCGCCTCCCGCGAACATATCGCCCAATCGGTGGGTCAAGCGGTCCGTTGCCTGCAGTTCGAAGACATTGTCACCCAGGCCCTGGGTTCCGCCGAGCGCCACCTGCGGCGTATCGAGGCGATCCAGGCCGAGGGTTCAGGCCAGCCGGTTCCGGCGGCCACGGAGAATTGGCGCCAGCCGGCACACAAGCCGGTGGCGCAGGTATCGATGCAGTCGGGAGCCGTTGAGCTTTTCTGA
- a CDS encoding response regulator — translation MNNLRTLLIDDNKAFVVLARHLLAGTQVEVVGEGYDGYDAVRLAEEIRPDLIIMDLAMPGMGGLQATRLIKAQDHPPRVVIASHYDDAAHREFAAQSGADGFINKQDYEHNIAQLLREFSRGEAHV, via the coding sequence ATGAACAACCTCCGGACGTTGCTGATCGACGACAACAAGGCCTTCGTGGTGCTCGCGCGCCACCTGCTGGCGGGCACGCAGGTGGAGGTCGTCGGCGAGGGTTACGACGGCTACGACGCCGTGCGCCTGGCCGAGGAGATTCGCCCGGACCTGATCATCATGGACCTGGCCATGCCCGGCATGGGCGGCCTGCAGGCCACGCGCCTGATCAAGGCCCAGGACCATCCGCCGCGGGTGGTCATCGCCAGCCACTACGACGACGCCGCGCACCGCGAGTTCGCCGCGCAGTCCGGCGCCGACGGCTTCATCAACAAGCAGGACTACGAACACAACATCGCCCAGCTGCTGCGCGAGTTCTCCCGTGGAGAAGCCCATGTCTGA
- a CDS encoding DUF1820 family protein, which yields MPTKPRLYRIQFTNRDQVYEIYAREVSHGSMLGFVEIGKLVFGERSSIVVDPGEEKLKNEFENVERFYVPVHAVIRIDEVNKQGTARILGEGGKVTPFPTPYSFGGEPRK from the coding sequence ATGCCCACCAAACCCCGCCTCTACCGCATCCAGTTCACCAACCGCGACCAGGTCTACGAGATCTACGCGCGCGAAGTCAGCCATGGCTCGATGCTGGGCTTCGTCGAGATCGGCAAGCTGGTGTTTGGCGAGCGCAGCAGCATCGTCGTCGACCCGGGCGAGGAGAAGCTGAAGAACGAGTTCGAGAACGTCGAGCGCTTCTACGTGCCGGTGCATGCGGTGATCCGCATCGACGAGGTCAACAAGCAGGGCACGGCGCGCATCCTCGGCGAGGGCGGCAAGGTCACGCCGTTCCCGACGCCGTACAGCTTCGGCGGCGAACCGCGTAAGTAA
- a CDS encoding sigma-54 dependent transcriptional regulator, whose protein sequence is MSESRVLVVDSDASRLQTLGAILQFIDHSPVMVESVSELNLSQQRQQDWLAVVVGDTGDEAPFTAFVDWLKRDRYHPPLLVLQPRQELLMQRHNLDASACMSLDYPVKYPQLHEILRRASLLRMDLHQQSMRQAGPTGNSPAVRRTRRLIEQVAGFDTTVLITGESGTGKEVVARAVHSCSARRDKPFVAVNCGAIPSELLESELFGHEKGAFTGAITSRKGRFEMADGGTLFLDEIGDMSLPMQVKILRALQERTYERVGSNRSVRCDVRVIAATHRNLEENIVKGTFREDLFYRLNVFPIEMPPLRERLEDLPLLIDDLVSGNERNGHGSVRLAPDAVHALRAYHWPGNVRELSNLVERLAVLHPSANVGAQLLPQRYRAGQLTLTPAEEPAEDRHEAMLAAAGLLPPPSTASAIAALSQLPPEGVNLKDHIEGIELALIRQALAQSSGVVAHAAKLLNTRRTTLVEKLRKYGLTRELAGEGEQLSA, encoded by the coding sequence ATGTCTGAATCCCGCGTGCTGGTGGTGGATTCCGACGCGTCGCGGTTGCAGACGCTCGGTGCGATCCTGCAGTTCATCGACCACAGCCCGGTCATGGTGGAGTCGGTGTCCGAACTGAACCTGTCGCAGCAGCGCCAGCAGGACTGGCTGGCGGTGGTGGTCGGCGATACCGGTGACGAGGCCCCGTTCACGGCCTTCGTCGACTGGCTCAAGCGCGATCGCTACCACCCGCCGCTGCTGGTGCTGCAGCCGCGCCAGGAGCTGCTGATGCAGCGCCACAACCTCGACGCCAGTGCCTGCATGTCGCTGGACTACCCGGTGAAGTACCCGCAGCTGCACGAGATCCTGCGCCGCGCCAGCCTGCTGCGCATGGACCTGCACCAGCAGTCGATGCGCCAGGCTGGCCCCACCGGCAACTCGCCGGCGGTGCGCCGCACGCGCCGCCTGATCGAGCAGGTCGCCGGCTTCGACACCACCGTGCTGATCACCGGCGAGTCCGGCACCGGCAAGGAAGTGGTCGCCCGCGCGGTGCATTCCTGCTCCGCCCGCCGCGACAAGCCCTTCGTCGCCGTCAACTGCGGCGCGATCCCCTCCGAGCTGCTCGAGAGCGAGCTGTTCGGCCACGAGAAAGGTGCCTTCACCGGTGCCATCACCTCGCGCAAGGGCCGCTTCGAGATGGCCGACGGCGGCACGCTGTTCCTCGACGAGATCGGCGACATGTCGCTGCCGATGCAGGTCAAGATCCTGCGTGCCCTGCAGGAGCGCACCTACGAACGCGTCGGCTCCAACCGCAGCGTGCGCTGCGACGTGCGCGTGATCGCCGCGACCCATCGCAACCTCGAGGAGAACATCGTCAAGGGCACGTTCCGAGAAGACCTGTTCTACCGCCTCAACGTGTTCCCCATCGAGATGCCGCCGCTGCGCGAGCGCCTGGAGGACCTGCCGCTGCTGATCGACGACCTGGTCTCCGGCAACGAGCGCAACGGCCATGGTTCGGTGCGCCTGGCGCCGGACGCGGTGCACGCGCTGCGGGCCTACCACTGGCCGGGCAACGTGCGCGAGCTGTCGAACCTGGTGGAGCGCCTCGCGGTGCTGCACCCCAGCGCCAACGTCGGCGCCCAGCTGCTGCCGCAGCGCTACCGCGCCGGCCAGCTGACGCTGACGCCGGCCGAGGAGCCCGCCGAGGACCGCCACGAGGCGATGCTCGCCGCCGCCGGCCTGCTGCCGCCGCCGTCCACCGCCAGCGCCATCGCCGCCCTGAGCCAGCTGCCGCCGGAAGGCGTCAACCTCAAGGACCACATCGAGGGCATCGAACTGGCGCTGATCCGCCAGGCCCTGGCGCAGTCCTCCGGTGTCGTCGCCCATGCCGCCAAGCTGCTCAACACCCGCCGCACCACGCTGGTGGAGAAGCTGCGCAAGTACGGCTTGACGCGCGAGCTGGCGGGTGAGGGCGAGCAGTTGAGCGCGTGA
- a CDS encoding CheR family methyltransferase gives MAVAEAREFAFARSDFERVRALIHGRAGISLAPAKRDMVYSRLVRRLRALHLDSFGDYLARLDDPDNPEWEAFTNALTTNLTAFFREPHHFEILAGHLRLQSRGETLRLWSSASSTGEEPYSMAMAAIEAFGRDDPPVRILATDVDTQVLAAAERGVYPIERIEKLDEERRRRFFSRGTGSMEGYCRVAEPLRRLVSFRPLNLLAERWPMRGPFHGIFCRNVMIYFDKPTQHRLLARLTPLLTPDGLLFAGHSESFFHAADVVTPCGRTVYRRTAKGGT, from the coding sequence ATGGCGGTGGCTGAAGCTCGCGAGTTCGCTTTTGCCCGCAGCGACTTCGAACGCGTGCGCGCACTGATCCATGGCCGCGCCGGCATCTCGCTGGCGCCGGCCAAGCGCGACATGGTCTACAGCCGGCTGGTACGGCGCCTGCGTGCGCTGCACCTGGACTCCTTCGGCGACTACCTGGCGCGCCTGGACGATCCGGACAACCCGGAGTGGGAGGCCTTCACCAACGCGCTGACCACCAACTTGACGGCGTTCTTCCGCGAGCCGCATCATTTCGAGATCCTGGCCGGGCACCTCAGGCTGCAGTCGCGCGGCGAGACGCTGCGGCTGTGGTCCTCGGCCTCGTCCACCGGCGAGGAACCCTATTCGATGGCGATGGCCGCGATCGAGGCTTTCGGCCGTGACGACCCGCCGGTGCGCATCCTCGCCACCGACGTCGATACCCAGGTGCTGGCCGCCGCCGAGCGCGGGGTCTACCCGATCGAGCGCATCGAGAAGCTCGACGAGGAACGCCGGCGCCGCTTCTTCTCGCGTGGCACCGGGTCCATGGAAGGCTATTGCCGCGTCGCCGAACCGCTGCGCCGCCTGGTCAGTTTCCGCCCGCTGAACCTGCTGGCGGAGCGTTGGCCGATGCGTGGCCCCTTCCACGGCATCTTCTGCCGCAACGTGATGATCTACTTCGACAAGCCGACCCAGCACCGCCTGCTGGCGCGGCTGACGCCGCTGCTGACGCCCGACGGCCTGCTGTTCGCCGGACACTCGGAGAGCTTCTTCCATGCTGCCGACGTCGTGACCCCCTGCGGTCGCACGGTGTATCGACGCACGGCAAAGGGAGGGACCTGA
- a CDS encoding methyl-accepting chemotaxis protein: protein MKLRLILVVAPLTLMLAVVGVLGLHALSQGNDTLSTVYKDRTVALSQLAQIDQLMARARGDASRPLAMDDPRLMAESAAKLERKLEDIAGIHKDYLATYLTPEETALVQAFNPLLERYVGEGLKPAIAALQAGDRSGLREVYSQKVEPSYAKAREELAKLEELQVRVAGEHYAEAVADYAFMRNLFLGLIVLAVAYGLGAGYLQLRNLAAELGGEPAYAREVVRRIAEGDLATPVKVTGERGGSLLHAMQAMQGQLQQRREAEGRLAAETARVKQGLDVVVTNVMIADADLNVIYVNHSIREMLDVAEADIKKDVPAFNARSVIGTNIDLFHKNPAYQRGLLAKMTSTHSARLVLGGRSFSLILNPINDEQGKRLGYVVEWKDMTAELAAAQREQDRLEAERKLANENLRIRNALDNVSGNVMIANNEREIVYMNAAVGDMLVKAEPELRKALPHFDARKLMGASIDVFHRNPAHQQGLLGNLRGSYRTEIKVSGLTFGLIASPIVNDKGERLGTVVEWANRTAEVAVENEVSGIVGSAANGDFTRRVALEGKDGFFRMLAENINQLLQTSEVGLNEVVRVLAALAKGDLTEKITAEYKGTFGQLKDDANKTVEQLTTIVSQIKGATETINVASREITAGNTDLSARTEQQAASLEETASSMEELTSTVKQNAENAKQANQLAIGASDIAVKGGSVVSQVVTTMAAINESSKKIVDIISVIDGIAFQTNILALNAAVEAARAGEQGRGFAVVAAEVRSLAQRSAGAAKEIKTLIGDSVEKVGNGSKLVEQAGRTMDEIVTSVKRVTDIMSEITAASQEQSQGIEQVNQTITQMDEVTQQNAALVEEATAAARSLEEQAGGLQASVSRFRLAEQAAGLAAAAAPRATAKPAAARSATRPAVAARPAAAAAPVRVNGSGERHSEQWTEF, encoded by the coding sequence ATGAAACTGCGGCTGATCCTGGTCGTCGCGCCCCTGACGCTGATGCTCGCCGTGGTCGGCGTGCTCGGCCTGCATGCCCTGTCGCAGGGCAACGACACCCTCAGCACGGTCTACAAGGACCGCACGGTGGCGCTGTCGCAGCTGGCGCAGATCGACCAGCTGATGGCCCGTGCCCGCGGCGACGCCTCGCGGCCCCTGGCGATGGACGATCCGCGGCTGATGGCAGAGTCCGCCGCCAAGCTCGAGCGCAAGCTCGAGGACATCGCCGGCATCCACAAGGACTACCTGGCCACCTACCTGACGCCGGAGGAGACGGCGCTGGTGCAGGCCTTCAACCCGCTGCTGGAGCGCTATGTCGGCGAGGGCCTCAAGCCGGCCATCGCCGCGCTGCAGGCGGGCGACCGCTCCGGCCTGCGCGAGGTCTACAGCCAGAAGGTCGAGCCGAGCTATGCCAAGGCCCGCGAGGAACTGGCCAAGCTGGAGGAACTGCAGGTGCGGGTCGCCGGCGAGCACTACGCCGAGGCGGTGGCCGACTATGCCTTCATGCGCAACCTGTTCCTCGGCCTGATCGTGCTGGCGGTGGCCTACGGCCTGGGCGCCGGCTACCTGCAGCTGCGCAACCTGGCCGCGGAGCTGGGCGGCGAGCCGGCCTATGCCCGCGAGGTGGTGCGCCGCATCGCCGAGGGCGACCTGGCCACGCCGGTGAAGGTGACCGGAGAGCGCGGCGGCAGCCTGCTGCACGCCATGCAGGCGATGCAGGGGCAGCTGCAGCAACGCCGCGAGGCCGAAGGCCGCCTGGCGGCCGAGACCGCGCGCGTCAAGCAGGGTCTGGACGTGGTGGTGACCAACGTCATGATCGCCGACGCCGACCTCAACGTGATCTATGTCAACCACTCGATCAGGGAGATGCTCGACGTCGCCGAGGCCGACATCAAGAAGGACGTGCCGGCCTTCAACGCCAGGAGCGTGATCGGCACCAACATCGACCTGTTCCACAAGAACCCGGCCTACCAGCGCGGCCTGCTGGCGAAGATGACCAGCACGCATAGCGCCAGGCTGGTGCTCGGCGGCCGCAGCTTCTCGCTGATCCTGAATCCGATCAACGACGAGCAGGGCAAGCGCCTGGGCTATGTCGTCGAGTGGAAGGACATGACCGCCGAACTGGCGGCCGCACAGCGTGAACAGGATCGCCTGGAGGCCGAGCGCAAGCTGGCCAACGAGAACCTGCGCATCAGGAACGCGCTGGACAATGTTTCCGGCAACGTCATGATCGCCAACAACGAGCGCGAGATCGTCTACATGAATGCCGCGGTCGGCGACATGCTGGTCAAGGCCGAGCCCGAGCTGCGCAAGGCCCTGCCGCACTTCGACGCGCGCAAGCTGATGGGCGCCAGCATCGACGTGTTCCACAGGAATCCGGCGCACCAGCAGGGCCTGCTGGGCAACCTGCGCGGCTCCTACCGCACCGAGATCAAGGTTTCGGGCCTGACCTTCGGCCTGATCGCCAGCCCCATCGTCAACGACAAGGGCGAGCGTCTCGGCACGGTGGTGGAGTGGGCCAACCGCACCGCCGAGGTGGCGGTGGAGAACGAGGTTTCCGGCATCGTCGGCTCGGCCGCCAACGGCGACTTCACCCGCCGCGTGGCGCTGGAAGGCAAGGACGGCTTCTTCAGGATGCTGGCCGAGAACATCAACCAGCTGCTGCAGACCAGCGAGGTCGGCCTCAACGAGGTGGTGCGCGTGCTGGCCGCCCTGGCCAAGGGCGACCTGACCGAGAAGATCACCGCCGAGTACAAGGGGACCTTCGGCCAGCTCAAGGACGACGCCAACAAGACCGTGGAGCAGCTGACCACGATCGTCAGCCAGATCAAGGGCGCCACCGAGACGATCAACGTGGCCTCGCGCGAGATCACGGCCGGCAACACCGACCTGTCGGCGCGCACCGAGCAGCAGGCGGCGAGCCTGGAGGAAACCGCCTCCAGCATGGAAGAGCTGACCTCCACGGTGAAGCAGAACGCCGAGAACGCCAAGCAGGCCAACCAGCTGGCGATCGGCGCCAGCGACATCGCGGTCAAGGGCGGCTCGGTGGTCAGCCAGGTGGTGACCACCATGGCGGCGATCAACGAGTCCTCGAAGAAGATCGTGGACATCATCAGCGTCATCGACGGCATCGCCTTCCAGACCAACATCCTGGCGCTGAACGCCGCGGTGGAAGCCGCCCGTGCCGGCGAGCAGGGCCGCGGCTTCGCGGTGGTGGCGGCCGAGGTGCGCAGCCTGGCGCAGCGTTCCGCCGGTGCCGCCAAGGAGATCAAGACCCTGATCGGCGACTCCGTGGAGAAGGTCGGCAACGGTTCCAAGCTGGTCGAGCAGGCCGGGCGCACCATGGACGAGATCGTGACCAGCGTGAAGCGCGTGACCGACATCATGTCGGAGATCACCGCCGCCTCGCAGGAGCAGAGCCAGGGCATCGAGCAGGTCAACCAGACCATCACGCAGATGGACGAGGTGACCCAGCAGAACGCCGCGCTGGTGGAAGAAGCCACCGCCGCCGCCCGCTCGCTCGAAGAGCAGGCCGGCGGACTGCAGGCTTCGGTCAGCCGCTTCCGCCTGGCAGAGCAGGCCGCGGGCCTGGCGGCAGCGGCGGCGCCGCGCGCCACCGCCAAGCCCGCCGCGGCCCGCTCCGCCACCCGCCCGGCTGTCGCCGCGCGCCCCGCCGCCGCGGCCGCCCCGGTTCGCGTCAACGGGTCCGGCGAGCGTCACAGCGAGCAGTGGACCGAGTTCTGA
- the fliE gene encoding flagellar hook-basal body complex protein FliE: MNEIGINNVLAQIRAMQTQATQRPAGVPAAAQPAAQKAGFESVLQGAVNRVNEAQQDSSRLQTAFAMGDRNTDLASVMVAGARAQVQFKGMVEVRNRLVSAYQDIMNMPI, from the coding sequence ATGAACGAGATCGGCATCAACAATGTACTCGCGCAGATCCGCGCGATGCAGACCCAGGCGACGCAGCGTCCGGCCGGCGTGCCGGCGGCTGCGCAGCCTGCGGCGCAGAAGGCCGGCTTCGAGTCGGTGCTGCAGGGCGCCGTCAACCGTGTCAACGAAGCGCAGCAGGACAGCTCGCGCCTGCAGACCGCCTTCGCCATGGGCGACCGGAACACCGACCTGGCCTCCGTGATGGTGGCCGGCGCCCGTGCGCAGGTGCAGTTCAAGGGAATGGTCGAAGTCCGCAATCGCCTGGTAAGTGCTTACCAGGACATCATGAACATGCCGATCTAG
- the cheD gene encoding chemoreceptor glutamine deamidase CheD, translating to MYAMRKARSTVSEAAVPYYDPRYSAQVVKVLPGEFVVTTQDCILTTLLGSCVSACIRDPLSGIGGMNHFMLPDSESGGSASESARYGGYAMEMLINELLKHGALRARLEAKVFGGGAMLPSFQYNKVGERNSAFVLEYLERESIPVLSQDLLDNCPRHVHYFPRSGRVMLRKLPAFERGQVAAEETRYFSRLRQEPKGGSVELFE from the coding sequence ATGTATGCGATGCGCAAGGCCCGCAGTACCGTCTCCGAGGCGGCCGTTCCTTACTACGATCCGCGCTACAGCGCGCAGGTGGTCAAGGTGCTGCCCGGCGAGTTTGTCGTGACGACGCAGGACTGCATCCTGACGACGCTGCTGGGTTCCTGCGTGTCGGCCTGCATCCGCGATCCGCTGAGCGGCATCGGCGGCATGAACCACTTCATGCTGCCCGACAGCGAGTCCGGCGGCAGCGCCAGCGAGTCCGCGCGCTATGGCGGCTACGCCATGGAAATGCTGATCAACGAACTGCTCAAGCATGGCGCCCTGCGCGCCCGGCTGGAGGCCAAGGTCTTCGGCGGCGGCGCCATGCTGCCGAGCTTCCAGTACAACAAGGTCGGCGAGCGCAACTCCGCCTTCGTGCTCGAATACCTGGAGCGCGAGAGCATCCCGGTGCTGTCGCAGGACCTGCTCGACAACTGCCCGCGCCATGTCCATTACTTCCCGCGCAGCGGCCGCGTGATGCTGCGCAAGCTGCCGGCCTTCGAGCGCGGCCAGGTCGCGGCCGAAGAGACGCGTTACTTCAGCCGCCTGCGCCAGGAGCCCAAGGGCGGTTCGGTGGAGCTGTTCGAATGA
- the rpoN gene encoding RNA polymerase factor sigma-54: MKTNMHLRTSQNMAMTPQLLQSIRLLQLSSLELEQELRQTLETNVMLEQDEAEGSDEEPVPQEAPADELHAEVTGIDAGAHDKVEADFDWSSAESWSGGEPSDDDDRPWQERHASAAQTDARIAALEQLQLTIEGRREALIAEAIIEAIDDNGYLEQPLDAIIARLGPNFAAGLDEVEMVLDKVQAVEPSGFGARNLAECLCLQLRMLPPKTPGRDLAEFIAAAALDLVAAGRTQELQALLGVSRAEIGQAVALIRTLNPKPAAALSAPAEAVTPDLLVTGTAGAWKVELNAERLPRVRVNKLYERLLTQSGTHRGLRDQLQEARWLVRGLEIRHQTLLRTVRVIFQRQRAFLESGEVGMAPLTLREVAEAIGMHESTVCRVTSNKWVQTPWGVYELKAFFPSQITGLAGETSGTAVKAMIRRIIDGEGRGTPLCDGDIAALLARQGIRVARRTVAKYREAMKIAPAKERGIPSPRTAAMAG; the protein is encoded by the coding sequence ATGAAGACCAACATGCACCTGCGGACCAGCCAGAACATGGCGATGACGCCGCAACTGCTGCAGTCGATCCGGCTGCTGCAGCTGTCCTCCCTGGAGCTCGAGCAGGAGCTGCGCCAGACCCTGGAAACCAACGTCATGCTGGAGCAGGACGAGGCCGAGGGTTCCGACGAGGAGCCGGTGCCGCAGGAAGCGCCCGCCGACGAGCTGCACGCCGAGGTCACCGGCATCGATGCCGGCGCCCACGACAAGGTCGAGGCCGACTTCGACTGGAGCAGCGCCGAGAGCTGGTCCGGCGGAGAGCCCTCCGACGACGACGACCGTCCCTGGCAGGAGCGCCACGCCAGTGCCGCCCAGACCGACGCCCGCATCGCGGCGCTGGAGCAGCTGCAGCTGACCATCGAAGGCCGCCGCGAGGCCCTGATCGCCGAGGCGATCATCGAGGCGATCGACGACAACGGTTACCTGGAACAGCCGCTGGACGCGATCATCGCGCGCCTCGGGCCCAACTTCGCCGCCGGCCTCGACGAGGTCGAGATGGTGCTGGACAAGGTGCAGGCGGTGGAGCCCAGCGGTTTCGGCGCACGCAACCTCGCCGAGTGCCTGTGCCTGCAGCTGCGCATGCTGCCGCCGAAGACCCCGGGCCGCGATCTCGCCGAATTCATCGCCGCCGCCGCGCTGGACCTGGTCGCCGCGGGCCGCACCCAGGAACTGCAGGCGCTGCTGGGCGTCAGCCGTGCCGAGATCGGCCAGGCGGTGGCCCTGATCCGCACCCTCAACCCCAAGCCCGCCGCCGCACTGTCGGCCCCGGCCGAGGCGGTGACGCCGGACCTGCTCGTCACCGGCACGGCCGGTGCCTGGAAGGTGGAACTCAATGCCGAGCGCCTGCCGCGCGTGCGCGTCAACAAGCTGTACGAGCGCCTGCTGACGCAGAGCGGCACGCACCGGGGGCTGCGCGACCAGCTGCAGGAAGCGCGCTGGCTGGTGCGCGGCCTGGAGATTCGCCACCAGACGCTGCTGCGCACCGTGCGCGTGATCTTCCAGCGCCAGCGGGCCTTCCTCGAAAGCGGTGAAGTCGGCATGGCGCCGCTGACGCTGCGCGAGGTGGCCGAGGCCATCGGCATGCACGAGTCCACCGTCTGCCGCGTCACCAGCAACAAGTGGGTGCAGACCCCCTGGGGCGTGTACGAACTGAAGGCCTTCTTCCCGAGCCAGATCACCGGCCTGGCCGGCGAGACCTCGGGCACGGCGGTGAAGGCGATGATCCGCCGCATCATCGACGGCGAAGGCCGCGGCACGCCGCTGTGCGACGGCGACATCGCCGCGCTGCTGGCGCGCCAGGGCATCCGTGTCGCCCGCCGCACCGTCGCCAAGTACCGCGAAGCCATGAAGATCGCGCCCGCCAAAGAGCGCGGTATCCCGTCCCCCCGCACCGCCGCGATGGCGGGTTGA